Proteins co-encoded in one Polynucleobacter sp. MWH-UH19D genomic window:
- the fliD gene encoding flagellar filament capping protein FliD, whose translation MAVSSSSTSTSASTGTASIDVASIVAQLMTVENKPLDAINTKITQQQVVISDLGTVKSKVSALGDALKAFQDPNSYNSAVVNTTDATVVQATAANGALIGSYSVTVGATAQASKFTISGYSSSADLASIDALAGFSITIGSKTYSTLGTPAGTPALSSNATVNELKNWINSLGVNVNASLVQTIDSSHFALMIQGTQTGLANAVSYSGISPSASPVITITAGSAATHSDDVIAFSAMSSGDSVTVNGLTYTASAALTAADVAAKFTSGAILAGGSDYSGAWNAAYTAAASVTNTNQIELIAVATGAVAAPVLSATPRAATNSVDTISFTSMVNGDSVTVNGLTYTASAALTAADVAAKFTSGAILAGGSDYSGAWNAAYTAAASVTNTNKVVLTAATAGAVAAPAISVVGAVVNPSSNFVIGLTAGVVSAPSPSFIAGTANVTESADVAFHDLTAGQSITMGGLTFTAGALGAHASDVASAFASISVGTVAATINTTKSLNDARGGTFTAGSMTGWATGGVNGGAGVTFASATANQDVANLTSSGSAGGLVITTVSNARDASFNVNGTDFTRSSNAVSDVIGGVTLNLVKSSGAAQVVNVTRGADNSQKTITSLIAAYNDLIGTYKTMTANSNNSTSSKVGTFANSPTTLSFINDIKSKFAIGATYGSADPVTGKFSTLSMNAMGMDLQLDGTIKFNAAAYSLASSKGLQDILAAGVRVGGSSAIPSTAPSITTTQGSALATETAQVVFASMMPGQTLTMAGLTFKAGGQGATAAQVATAFSSINAAGLTAGSLNVSKSLGDGSGGSFTSGTSTAWTTAAPVGNSVIFTSTTVNTDVADLVVTQTAGVTDLLAFVNAQIGANGAINSQIKNEVTEGNELTKRQAQLTERLNVIQNNFIAQYSALNALLYQLSSTSTALTSALTALTNSQSSKN comes from the coding sequence ATGGCGGTTTCATCATCTAGTACAAGCACCTCGGCAAGTACAGGTACAGCATCAATTGATGTTGCAAGCATTGTTGCCCAATTGATGACGGTAGAAAACAAGCCGCTTGATGCCATTAATACCAAGATCACACAGCAACAAGTGGTTATTAGCGACCTGGGTACAGTTAAAAGTAAGGTTTCCGCCTTGGGCGATGCCCTGAAAGCGTTTCAAGACCCTAATTCTTACAATAGCGCGGTTGTTAATACAACTGACGCTACGGTTGTGCAGGCTACCGCGGCTAATGGTGCCCTCATTGGAAGTTATAGCGTTACAGTTGGAGCAACAGCGCAAGCCTCAAAATTTACAATATCAGGATACTCTTCGAGTGCAGATTTAGCATCAATTGACGCACTTGCTGGTTTCTCAATAACAATTGGATCTAAAACTTATAGCACGCTTGGAACGCCTGCTGGAACGCCGGCTTTATCCTCTAATGCTACTGTTAATGAATTGAAGAATTGGATTAATTCGCTTGGTGTTAATGTCAACGCTAGTCTAGTGCAAACAATAGATAGTTCGCATTTTGCATTAATGATTCAAGGAACGCAAACGGGCTTGGCCAATGCTGTTTCTTATTCCGGCATATCTCCATCAGCGTCTCCTGTAATTACGATAACGGCTGGTTCAGCGGCCACTCATTCGGATGATGTGATTGCTTTTTCGGCAATGTCCAGTGGAGATAGCGTTACTGTTAATGGTTTGACCTATACCGCTTCAGCAGCTTTAACGGCTGCCGATGTAGCGGCTAAATTTACTAGTGGTGCAATTTTAGCTGGCGGTTCAGACTATTCGGGTGCCTGGAATGCAGCGTATACAGCCGCCGCAAGTGTTACTAATACAAATCAGATTGAGTTAATAGCAGTCGCTACTGGCGCGGTTGCTGCGCCAGTCTTGTCGGCAACTCCTCGTGCTGCTACTAATTCTGTGGATACGATCTCATTTACTAGTATGGTTAATGGAGATAGCGTTACTGTTAATGGTTTGACCTATACCGCTTCAGCAGCTTTAACGGCTGCCGATGTAGCGGCTAAATTTACTAGTGGTGCAATTTTAGCTGGCGGTTCAGACTATTCGGGTGCCTGGAATGCAGCTTATACAGCCGCCGCAAGTGTTACTAATACAAATAAGGTAGTACTTACTGCTGCAACAGCAGGTGCAGTAGCAGCACCTGCTATCAGCGTTGTTGGAGCAGTTGTTAATCCAAGTAGTAATTTTGTAATTGGGTTAACGGCCGGCGTGGTTTCCGCACCAAGCCCATCTTTTATTGCTGGAACGGCAAATGTCACTGAGTCAGCAGACGTAGCTTTTCATGACTTAACTGCCGGTCAATCCATTACGATGGGCGGACTGACCTTCACGGCTGGCGCTCTTGGGGCTCATGCATCAGATGTGGCTAGTGCGTTTGCGAGCATCTCAGTTGGCACTGTGGCAGCTACCATCAACACTACAAAATCATTAAATGATGCGCGCGGTGGAACTTTTACTGCTGGCAGTATGACAGGTTGGGCAACCGGCGGGGTTAACGGCGGTGCTGGTGTAACTTTTGCTAGTGCCACGGCTAATCAAGACGTCGCTAACTTAACCAGTTCAGGCTCTGCTGGGGGATTGGTCATTACTACCGTCAGCAATGCTCGTGATGCCTCATTTAATGTAAATGGCACTGACTTTACTCGTTCATCTAATGCGGTTAGTGATGTGATAGGTGGCGTTACATTAAATTTAGTCAAATCTTCAGGTGCAGCCCAGGTAGTTAATGTCACACGTGGTGCAGATAATTCACAAAAAACGATAACTAGTTTAATCGCAGCGTATAACGATTTAATCGGTACTTACAAGACCATGACGGCAAACTCAAATAACTCGACCTCCTCAAAGGTGGGAACGTTTGCCAATTCTCCAACAACCTTATCTTTTATTAATGATATTAAGAGTAAGTTTGCGATTGGCGCGACTTACGGCAGCGCTGATCCTGTCACGGGTAAATTTAGCACCCTCAGTATGAATGCGATGGGCATGGATTTGCAATTAGATGGCACTATTAAATTTAATGCCGCTGCCTATTCATTAGCCAGTAGCAAAGGTTTACAAGATATTTTGGCTGCTGGGGTCAGAGTTGGGGGGAGTAGTGCCATCCCGTCTACAGCCCCTTCCATTACAACTACACAAGGTAGTGCTTTAGCTACCGAGACAGCCCAAGTTGTGTTTGCTTCAATGATGCCAGGTCAAACTTTGACGATGGCGGGTTTGACTTTTAAAGCTGGCGGTCAAGGCGCCACTGCGGCTCAGGTTGCAACCGCGTTCTCTAGTATTAATGCAGCTGGCTTAACCGCGGGTTCATTGAACGTCAGTAAATCTCTTGGGGATGGGTCTGGCGGCTCATTTACATCTGGTACATCAACGGCATGGACAACAGCTGCACCAGTAGGTAACTCAGTGATATTTACTAGTACAACGGTCAATACCGATGTTGCTGATTTGGTTGTTACCCAAACTGCTGGAGTAACTGATTTGCTAGCATTTGTAAATGCGCAGATTGGGGCTAATGGCGCCATTAATAGTCAGATCAAAAATGAAGTGACCGAAGGAAATGAGTTGACTAAACGCCAAGCTCAACTTACTGAGCGCCTTAATGTAATCCAAAATAATTTCATCGCTCAATATTCAGCATTAAACGCATTGCTATACCAGCTAAGCTCAACTAGCACCGCCCTCACAAGTGCACTGACTGCTTTAACTAATAGTCAAAGCAGTAAAAATTAA
- the fliS gene encoding flagellar export chaperone FliS, whose protein sequence is MIYKSAKAYAANEVLTGVHGSDPGQLIILVYERVFDHLKLAKQALENGDYGIEPFTKAHDLIQQGLLACLDYEGGGEVALSLGAVYEWVLREMLSARLTKSPEKIQAILDILTPLYEAWLALSPKEMINHLSADASMADGKTERRVANS, encoded by the coding sequence ATGATCTACAAATCAGCTAAGGCTTATGCAGCAAACGAAGTATTGACTGGGGTACATGGTTCAGATCCTGGTCAGCTGATTATTTTGGTGTATGAGCGTGTATTTGATCATTTGAAGCTAGCAAAACAAGCTTTGGAAAATGGGGATTATGGGATTGAGCCATTTACAAAAGCGCATGATCTTATCCAGCAAGGTTTATTGGCATGCTTAGACTATGAGGGTGGCGGGGAAGTGGCCTTAAGCCTTGGCGCAGTCTATGAATGGGTTTTGCGAGAAATGTTGAGCGCAAGATTAACCAAGTCACCAGAAAAAATTCAGGCTATCTTAGATATCCTGACTCCACTTTACGAAGCCTGGTTAGCGCTATCGCCAAAAGAAATGATTAATCATTTATCCGCTGATGCATCGATGGCGGATGGTAAAACTGAAAGACGGGTCGCCAACTCATAA
- a CDS encoding EscU/YscU/HrcU family type III secretion system export apparatus switch protein, with amino-acid sequence MDDKKIRKAVALAYETNSAAPRITGQGEGFVADAILAKAKEFGIPTRTEPELVEFLMQLKLNELVPPKLYAAVAEVLAWAYEIDGKTIPNPNNVNIGR; translated from the coding sequence ATGGATGATAAAAAGATTCGTAAAGCAGTTGCTCTAGCCTATGAAACCAATAGCGCTGCACCGCGTATCACTGGCCAAGGCGAGGGGTTTGTGGCCGATGCTATTTTGGCCAAAGCAAAAGAGTTTGGTATTCCCACTAGAACCGAGCCTGAGCTAGTGGAGTTTCTCATGCAACTCAAGCTCAATGAATTGGTGCCTCCAAAACTCTATGCTGCAGTTGCTGAAGTGTTAGCGTGGGCATATGAGATTGATGGCAAAACCATCCCTAATCCGAATAACGTCAATATCGGGCGTTAA
- the fliE gene encoding flagellar hook-basal body complex protein FliE, producing the protein MSTSNVDSMITRMQALAAAASGKPVASDNQAANGVDFSAVLKNAIENVNTAQNSAQAKAQSFSTGASDTSLEDVIVSLQKANLSLQGMIAVRNRLVDAYKEVTNLQV; encoded by the coding sequence ATGAGTACAAGCAACGTTGATTCCATGATTACCCGGATGCAGGCCTTGGCCGCTGCAGCCAGCGGGAAACCTGTTGCTAGCGATAACCAAGCTGCTAATGGCGTCGACTTCTCTGCTGTACTGAAAAACGCTATTGAAAACGTCAATACCGCTCAAAATAGTGCTCAGGCAAAAGCCCAGTCTTTCTCTACTGGCGCCTCCGATACCTCCTTAGAAGATGTTATCGTCTCTTTGCAAAAAGCTAATCTCTCATTGCAAGGCATGATTGCAGTGCGTAACCGCCTAGTAGACGCCTATAAAGAGGTGACCAATTTACAGGTTTAA
- a CDS encoding sigma-54 dependent transcriptional regulator gives MTELVNERFPVILVEDDEDLREAIAVTLRMKGIDFVTHQRAETVVPLLRPDLKTVLVTDYKLPGMTGIDLLKIAQKECPDLPVVIMTAFADAKLAVEALKAGARDFLIKPFVPQQLIEIISRYRSSDPISDSSPASSINADNTSSAPAAETKKAEVVGSEIRSADHNVIAVDPQTVAIFSRCERVAGTDTSVLVTGESGAGKEVVAQHIHKTSKRVNGPYIAINCAAIPDTLLESILFGHEKGSFTGATKAQAGKFEQANKGTLFLDKIGEMPAALQTKLLRVLQDKKVERIGSTDSIQADVRIIAATNLNLQDQVKAGKFREDLYFRLNVFPIHVPELRNRPLDIIPLAEFFLKRYSVNIGRDSLTLSGPAKTLLQQYSWPGNVRELENIIQRAVLLADGDQISAQDLELDESQISQISPTQGQPAPAPETAENPNLSPKTGQNGTDIALNRSESQDIESVEREHILKVLAEVNGNRTKAVEILGISARALRYKLKSYKDAGFLNE, from the coding sequence ATGACTGAGCTTGTAAACGAACGCTTTCCCGTCATCCTTGTTGAGGATGACGAAGACCTCAGAGAAGCCATTGCAGTTACGCTTCGCATGAAGGGTATCGACTTTGTCACACACCAACGTGCTGAGACTGTTGTGCCTCTGTTGCGCCCTGACCTTAAGACAGTATTAGTGACTGACTATAAGCTACCAGGCATGACTGGCATTGATCTGCTCAAGATTGCGCAAAAAGAATGCCCAGACTTGCCAGTGGTGATCATGACAGCATTTGCTGATGCCAAGCTTGCAGTTGAAGCACTGAAAGCTGGCGCACGCGACTTCTTAATTAAGCCTTTTGTTCCTCAGCAATTGATTGAAATCATTTCGCGTTATCGCTCATCTGACCCCATATCCGATAGCAGCCCTGCAAGCTCAATAAATGCAGACAACACGTCAAGCGCCCCTGCAGCAGAAACTAAAAAAGCTGAAGTTGTCGGTTCAGAAATTCGATCTGCCGACCACAATGTCATTGCGGTCGACCCACAAACTGTTGCAATATTTTCTCGTTGCGAGAGAGTTGCCGGTACTGATACAAGTGTTTTAGTAACCGGCGAATCTGGTGCAGGCAAAGAGGTGGTTGCGCAACATATTCATAAAACATCGAAGCGAGTAAACGGCCCTTATATTGCGATTAACTGCGCAGCAATTCCAGACACCCTACTCGAATCCATTTTGTTTGGTCATGAAAAAGGATCGTTTACTGGCGCTACCAAAGCACAAGCAGGTAAGTTTGAACAGGCGAATAAAGGCACACTATTTTTAGATAAAATTGGAGAGATGCCTGCAGCGTTACAAACCAAATTACTCAGAGTCTTGCAAGATAAAAAAGTGGAGCGTATTGGCTCGACCGATTCGATTCAAGCGGATGTGCGCATCATCGCCGCCACTAATCTCAATCTTCAAGACCAAGTTAAAGCGGGCAAGTTTAGGGAGGACTTGTACTTTCGTTTGAACGTTTTCCCAATCCATGTTCCAGAGCTTCGCAATCGTCCACTAGACATCATTCCTTTGGCTGAATTTTTCCTCAAACGCTATAGCGTGAATATTGGGCGAGATTCTTTGACTCTTAGTGGTCCAGCAAAAACATTGCTCCAACAATATTCTTGGCCTGGAAATGTTCGAGAGTTAGAAAACATTATTCAGCGTGCGGTGTTACTTGCTGATGGAGATCAAATCTCCGCTCAAGATCTGGAGTTAGATGAGTCTCAAATCAGCCAAATCAGTCCAACCCAAGGACAGCCTGCCCCTGCGCCCGAGACGGCAGAAAACCCAAATTTAAGCCCCAAAACTGGGCAAAATGGCACAGATATTGCTTTAAACAGAAGTGAAAGCCAGGATATTGAGTCAGTAGAGCGTGAACACATCCTCAAGGTTTTGGCTGAAGTAAATGGAAATAGAACAAAAGCCGTAGAGATATTAGGCATTTCAGCAAGGGCCCTGCGCTACAAGCTCAAATCCTATAAAGATGCTGGCTTTTTAAATGAATAA
- a CDS encoding HAMP domain-containing sensor histidine kinase: MTKPETTIPASTQSASPGSPSLDAKGLEEAFAIFYAESQKLEAQQIALQDKIDQLSDELQKSNQRLGILMNAIPAGVILLENNIVLLHNPAVLHFLPGLSAGQSFEIPSDWQPSIAPGEYVIGLIGNTETSSSKPQKTVQVIRIDEGSRSFIQIQDITANISLHQETQRENRLTAMGKMAAGIAHQFRTPLATALLYSSHLCDDNLAPDMSKEFANRLRKQLLDLEKLSQDMLRFISNRPTKTMLVSAQQIIDEAQASIQALFESNDVGLNVQSDIPASSMLLVEPKSIPNALVAILENALSVSKPKDKVILQAQVDAKKLMITIEDQGPGIASTIIDSLFEPFSTTSANGTGLGLSIAKNTIEAHRGTINVENSPHGAIFKITLPITSE, translated from the coding sequence TTGACCAAGCCTGAAACCACTATACCCGCAAGCACACAAAGTGCAAGTCCCGGCAGCCCCAGCCTAGATGCTAAGGGTCTAGAGGAAGCATTTGCGATTTTTTATGCCGAATCCCAAAAGTTAGAGGCTCAGCAAATCGCCCTGCAGGACAAGATTGATCAGCTAAGTGATGAGCTACAAAAGTCCAACCAACGGCTAGGCATCCTCATGAATGCCATTCCCGCCGGCGTAATCCTGCTTGAAAACAATATTGTGCTTTTGCACAACCCTGCAGTCTTGCACTTTCTACCCGGGCTGAGCGCTGGTCAGTCCTTTGAGATTCCGAGTGACTGGCAGCCCTCGATTGCCCCTGGGGAATATGTAATTGGCTTAATTGGCAATACGGAAACATCGAGTTCAAAACCCCAAAAAACGGTGCAGGTCATTCGTATTGATGAAGGCAGTCGCAGCTTTATTCAAATCCAAGACATCACTGCCAATATTTCTTTGCATCAAGAGACCCAAAGAGAAAATCGCCTCACTGCCATGGGAAAAATGGCGGCAGGCATTGCGCATCAATTTCGTACGCCATTGGCAACTGCCCTGCTCTACTCATCTCACCTTTGTGACGACAATCTTGCTCCAGACATGTCGAAAGAATTTGCCAATCGTCTTCGCAAGCAATTACTTGATCTTGAAAAATTGTCGCAAGACATGCTGCGCTTTATTTCAAATCGACCAACGAAAACGATGTTGGTTAGCGCGCAGCAAATCATTGATGAAGCACAAGCAAGTATTCAAGCCCTCTTTGAAAGCAATGATGTTGGTTTGAATGTACAAAGCGATATTCCTGCATCAAGCATGCTATTGGTTGAACCCAAATCGATACCCAATGCATTAGTAGCGATTTTAGAAAATGCTTTAAGTGTTTCTAAACCAAAAGACAAGGTGATTTTACAAGCGCAAGTTGATGCAAAAAAGCTGATGATCACGATCGAAGATCAAGGCCCTGGTATTGCATCAACGATTATTGATTCTTTGTTTGAGCCATTTTCTACAACCAGCGCGAACGGTACTGGCCTTGGTTTATCGATTGCCAAAAATACGATTGAGGCGCACCGCGGAACGATTAACGTTGAAAACTCTCCTCATGGTGCTATTTTTAAAATTACCTTACCCATTACGTCTGAGTAA
- the fliF gene encoding flagellar basal-body MS-ring/collar protein FliF, translating to MSEEAQPGIQESEKDAAVVNIGSKPAASAVPASAPREGKVKLPSKLGELQMRYQALGMQQRLIVAAALFLFISALVFVTVSGRSKDDYRVLFSSVNERDGAAIVAALQQMNVPYKFTEGGAAILVPESSVYETRLRLAGQGLPKAGNVGFELLENQKMGTSQFVEQVNYQRGLEGELARSISSLAQVKSARVMLAIPKQTAFMREQEKPTASVVVTMHPGRFLDSQQVAAITNLVGSSVPNLGPANVTIVDAEGSLLAPNAQRLMGLDSNQLKYVAELEGALSKRVQAILEPVTGKENVRAQVTVDMDFGELERTEETFGRNSPPNQSSIRSQQSNEAATPSSSASGVPGALTNQPPGGGQAPINAAGGAAGNTGPQNLNAPPSSSSSTASNIKKDLTVNYELDRAIERIKSEKGKVRRVSAAVVVNYKQPTGVDKDGKPLKPVPFSAKELDQINNLARDAVGYTEKRGDSVSVANIPFKLEVPEELAFYKQPGVIELSKEFFKFAIILGSLGIMFFGVVKPLLFPKKVDDALEEQRIEEEFDEKIKAEMAQMDPKLREKRRMEMELLKERQRIAEEEERQRVEEERKRMEEERLRLEEEKKNEYESLLKYATDFVAENPKVVSGIFKEWLAADAEKTNSANAAAAAAG from the coding sequence TTGAGCGAAGAAGCACAGCCCGGAATACAGGAAAGCGAAAAGGACGCGGCAGTAGTCAATATTGGCTCTAAGCCGGCAGCCTCTGCTGTTCCAGCATCAGCCCCGAGAGAGGGCAAGGTAAAACTCCCCTCAAAATTAGGTGAACTCCAAATGCGCTATCAAGCGCTAGGAATGCAACAACGCCTCATTGTTGCCGCTGCCTTGTTTTTATTTATCTCAGCCCTCGTTTTTGTCACGGTCTCGGGCCGTAGCAAGGATGATTATCGGGTTCTGTTCTCTAGTGTGAATGAGCGTGATGGGGCGGCTATTGTGGCGGCCTTGCAGCAAATGAACGTGCCGTACAAGTTCACCGAGGGCGGTGCAGCGATTTTGGTGCCTGAGTCATCGGTTTATGAGACCCGTCTGCGATTGGCCGGACAAGGTTTGCCTAAGGCAGGTAACGTTGGTTTTGAATTGCTGGAAAACCAAAAGATGGGTACTAGCCAATTTGTGGAGCAGGTGAACTATCAGCGTGGTCTTGAAGGTGAGTTAGCGCGCAGCATCAGCTCTTTGGCGCAAGTTAAATCCGCGCGTGTGATGCTGGCCATTCCTAAGCAAACCGCCTTTATGCGTGAGCAAGAAAAACCAACCGCATCAGTTGTGGTCACCATGCACCCAGGCCGCTTTTTGGATTCCCAGCAAGTTGCCGCTATTACTAATTTAGTGGGATCTTCTGTTCCAAATCTAGGCCCTGCCAATGTCACTATTGTTGATGCAGAAGGAAGCTTGCTTGCCCCCAACGCGCAGCGCTTAATGGGTCTAGATAGCAATCAACTCAAATATGTTGCTGAGTTAGAAGGCGCACTCTCAAAACGCGTGCAAGCTATTTTGGAACCGGTAACCGGTAAAGAAAACGTACGCGCACAAGTGACGGTGGATATGGATTTTGGTGAGCTTGAGCGCACCGAAGAAACATTTGGTCGTAACTCACCCCCTAATCAATCATCCATTCGTAGTCAACAATCCAATGAGGCTGCAACGCCGAGTTCATCAGCATCCGGTGTTCCTGGTGCATTGACCAATCAACCTCCAGGCGGTGGGCAAGCCCCGATTAATGCTGCTGGCGGTGCTGCAGGCAATACAGGTCCACAAAATCTCAATGCGCCACCATCAAGCTCAAGCTCAACTGCTAGCAACATTAAAAAAGATTTAACGGTGAACTACGAGTTAGATCGTGCGATTGAGCGTATCAAGTCGGAAAAAGGTAAGGTAAGAAGAGTTTCTGCTGCGGTAGTGGTGAACTACAAACAGCCTACAGGGGTTGATAAAGATGGCAAGCCATTAAAGCCCGTACCGTTTAGCGCTAAAGAGCTTGATCAGATTAATAATCTTGCCCGCGATGCAGTGGGTTACACAGAGAAGCGCGGAGATAGCGTAAGCGTTGCCAACATTCCGTTTAAGTTAGAGGTGCCTGAAGAGCTGGCGTTTTACAAACAGCCTGGCGTCATTGAGCTTAGTAAAGAATTCTTTAAATTTGCCATCATCTTAGGATCTTTGGGCATTATGTTCTTTGGCGTAGTGAAGCCATTGCTCTTTCCCAAGAAAGTCGACGATGCTTTGGAAGAGCAGCGTATTGAGGAAGAGTTTGATGAGAAGATCAAAGCTGAGATGGCGCAGATGGATCCAAAACTTCGCGAGAAGCGACGGATGGAGATGGAGCTGCTAAAGGAGCGTCAGCGTATTGCTGAAGAGGAAGAGCGTCAGCGGGTTGAGGAAGAAAGAAAACGCATGGAAGAGGAGCGTCTTCGCTTGGAAGAAGAGAAAAAGAACGAGTATGAGTCGCTTCTCAAGTACGCAACTGATTTTGTGGCTGAAAATCCGAAGGTGGTATCCGGCATCTTTAAAGAATGGCTCGCTGCTGATGCTGAGAAAACTAATTCAGCAAATGCTGCTGCCGCTGCCGCAGGTTGA
- the fliG gene encoding flagellar motor switch protein FliG: MADEEVEAPKSLSIAEALKEGVKGATQTGALTFEELDGASRAAVILLAVGAESAANVLRTMTPFEVQRLSGKMAVVRSLSRDLVLQVLRQFKDVTENNSQVAFDTDDFMQNMLTKAMGAEGASDLLGRLESTLDMSGIETLKRMEPDVLYEMIKGEHPQIVATVMVFLEPGQAASVLKLFPDDLRNELILRIALLEKVQPAALKELNEVMSRSAGPDADFRRSTVGGVVPTAEILNMLSGGLDKQALKTIHDFNAELADAIQEKMFVFEDFNDIEDRSLQTLLLEVPQETLVMALKGASPKLREKLFKNMAKRAADGVREDLETRPPVKVQEVEEMQKEVIRIARTLAEEGRMIMERGKSADAFL; this comes from the coding sequence ATGGCTGATGAAGAAGTCGAAGCACCGAAAAGCCTCTCGATAGCAGAGGCACTTAAAGAAGGCGTTAAGGGCGCTACCCAAACTGGTGCCCTAACCTTCGAAGAGCTCGATGGTGCTTCACGCGCCGCGGTGATTCTGCTCGCCGTTGGTGCTGAGTCAGCGGCAAATGTGCTCCGCACGATGACTCCATTTGAAGTGCAAAGACTATCTGGAAAGATGGCGGTGGTGCGCTCACTCAGTCGTGATTTGGTATTGCAAGTGCTACGGCAGTTTAAAGATGTCACTGAGAATAACTCTCAAGTGGCATTCGATACTGATGACTTCATGCAGAACATGCTGACAAAAGCGATGGGTGCAGAGGGCGCATCTGATTTGCTCGGCCGTCTCGAATCAACGCTAGACATGTCTGGTATTGAAACGCTCAAGCGGATGGAGCCTGATGTACTCTATGAGATGATTAAAGGTGAACATCCACAGATTGTCGCAACCGTGATGGTGTTCTTGGAGCCTGGTCAAGCAGCTTCGGTATTAAAGCTCTTCCCAGACGATTTGCGTAACGAACTGATTTTGCGTATCGCCTTGTTAGAAAAAGTCCAACCTGCCGCTCTGAAGGAATTGAACGAAGTCATGTCACGTTCTGCTGGTCCGGATGCGGACTTCCGCAGAAGTACTGTTGGTGGCGTAGTGCCTACGGCTGAGATTCTGAATATGCTTTCTGGCGGTCTTGATAAGCAAGCGCTTAAAACCATTCATGACTTCAATGCTGAGTTGGCGGATGCTATTCAAGAGAAGATGTTCGTGTTCGAAGACTTCAACGATATCGAAGATCGTTCTTTGCAAACCTTGCTCTTGGAAGTTCCACAAGAAACCTTGGTTATGGCACTCAAGGGCGCAAGCCCAAAGCTACGCGAAAAGCTCTTCAAGAATATGGCCAAGCGCGCCGCCGATGGCGTACGCGAAGATCTCGAGACACGCCCACCAGTCAAGGTGCAAGAAGTCGAAGAGATGCAAAAAGAAGTTATTCGTATCGCACGTACTCTGGCAGAAGAAGGCCGCATGATTATGGAAAGGGGCAAGTCAGCCGATGCCTTCCTCTGA
- a CDS encoding FliH/SctL family protein codes for MPSSDEDSLLTRWEPPSFDPPKPPKPPKVPPVLYPTVEEVEAIRESAYKEAYELGNNQGFVEGRDAGYKEGKESGYREGYERGYADADQETRRLQDALGQLLEALRGMPEAIAQPLIEFTYETASRLTANVSMERAPFVAAVQEALMRLPRPGENLYLRLNAEEVETWKKIVDDPGLPFNCTILVDADVNPGHAYVEVSGARIDVGEQARIALVRAALGLDRDSIEQDLSVQNLSEQMFNNQENEAALGYQDVESSYQDDSAAGDEVKPE; via the coding sequence ATGCCTTCCTCTGATGAGGACTCTCTGCTGACGAGGTGGGAGCCACCCTCCTTTGATCCTCCAAAGCCCCCTAAACCTCCCAAGGTTCCGCCCGTCCTTTACCCTACGGTTGAAGAAGTAGAAGCTATTCGTGAGAGTGCCTACAAAGAGGCTTATGAGTTAGGCAACAACCAAGGCTTTGTGGAAGGCCGTGATGCTGGATACAAAGAAGGTAAAGAATCTGGTTATCGCGAAGGTTACGAGCGAGGTTATGCAGATGCCGATCAAGAAACGAGGCGTCTGCAAGATGCCCTTGGTCAATTACTGGAGGCGCTAAGGGGAATGCCCGAAGCCATTGCGCAACCCCTGATTGAATTTACTTATGAAACCGCATCACGCCTAACTGCTAATGTTTCAATGGAGCGCGCACCATTTGTAGCAGCAGTTCAAGAAGCGCTGATGCGCTTGCCACGTCCTGGTGAAAATCTGTATCTGCGTCTGAATGCAGAAGAAGTTGAGACCTGGAAAAAAATAGTGGATGATCCTGGCCTGCCATTTAATTGCACGATATTAGTAGATGCCGATGTCAACCCAGGACACGCATATGTTGAAGTGAGTGGTGCACGCATTGACGTAGGTGAGCAGGCACGCATTGCATTAGTAAGAGCTGCGCTTGGTTTGGATCGTGATTCAATTGAGCAAGATTTAAGCGTCCAGAATTTAAGCGAACAAATGTTTAATAATCAAGAAAATGAAGCGGCTCTTGGTTATCAAGATGTTGAGAGTAGTTATCAAGATGACTCTGCTGCAGGCGATGAGGTAAAACCAGAGTGA